One window from the genome of Anopheles merus strain MAF chromosome 3R, AmerM5.1, whole genome shotgun sequence encodes:
- the LOC121595468 gene encoding uncharacterized protein LOC121595468, whose amino-acid sequence MLYETKMAKPTITQCCGLWRVHNPPKPFDRLRQSCTVVVFAFCSRMRHFSLLLIAVLGVICFLPQSGNGAKILLVSAFPGMSHWLMFEHIIHELLRRGHELTAISSYRLRTDGANYTDRYHEVLIEPIYDFEANGLPMEVFYKSQSFGDPFFKMSILWKLGLETAEHAFESANVRTFLQREGLTFDLLIAEQFVQEAFLMFAHKYRVPIVTINTLGHADYIDRAFGLLTPWSFVPHFMVQYDDQMTMAERAYNVFLSAWDAYNRKFYYLPEQRKLAEKYFGAENATSSLPSIEDLERNVSVVLVNNHIISSRPRPRINGMIDIAGVHIRKAKPLPPVLKNFLDAAPGGVIYINFGTFLRSSGMPPETLAVFLALFRSLPQYSFLWKWEADTIPNLPPNVLLQRWIPQNDVLAHPHVKLFVSHGGIFGTQESIYWGRPILFVPFYGDQHSNALKFERAGIGLTLQIINVTVEDFRAKIERIVQEPTFQQSVNRLSAIFRDNPTDPLEEAAFWVEYVVRHRGAAHLKSAAVQMPWYRYLLLDILSLTLLVVFSAWWLIRKLAKKGWSLINHRRVEKVKHFRALSYIIGCAVAFTVLGPPAVECGKILFLVPFPAPSHWLWIEHFVKELLSRGHEVTAITNFPAKEAHRNYTEILIDPPYDIPYYFPVSDIYDSKYNSDLNNLFLYWRVGISTTQYALENENVQQFIEQDDTDFDVIISEQFYQEAFLMFAHKYRAPIVTLCTLGHANHIDQAMGLVTPWSFVPHPVLLLSDDMTFSERCYNFLISLADLVVRQLYYIPQQNRLAQAHFAKIEGPELMPSIRDLEKSISVILVNSHLSTSPPRPTIPGLVNVAGAHIKPAKELPDDIRKFLDGAKEGVIFFSLGSYMRSADMPKDKMKAFLEVFRNLKQRVLWKYENEDVARLPKNVMVRKWLPQSDILAHPKVVLFITHGGMFGSQEGIYRGVPMLYIPFYGDQHRNALKAEQAGYALTLNFPEVNVITLGSRINELLTNPTFMKQAKRASELFRDNLVPPMQEAMHWIEYVMRHKGAKHLKTRAIDLSWTQYLMVDVVGFFALVVLLAAVVFYKVLGLFLTPPKPKSKPKTRDMMLGMRKPKLN is encoded by the exons ATGCTGTACGAGACGAAGATGGCAAAACCGACCATTACACAGTGCTGTGGCCTGTGGCGTGTCCACAATCCACCGAAGCCCTTCGATCGTCTTCGGCAGTCGTGTACGGTGGTTGTGTTCGCCTTTTGCTCTAGAATG CGGCACTTCAGCTTGTTGTTAATTGCAGTGTTGGGTGTGATCTGCTTCCTACCGCAAAGTGGCAATGGAGCAAAGATACTGCTCGTTTCGGCCTTCCCCGGCATGAGCCACTGGCTGATGTTCGAGCACATCATACACGAGCTGCTGCGGCGAGGTCACGAACTGACGGCCATCTCTAGCTATCGGTTGCGAACGGACGGTGCCAACTATACCGACCGCTACCACGAGGTACTGATCGAGCCGATATACGACTTCGAAGCGAACGGGCTGCCGATGGAAGTGTTTTACAAATCGCAATCGTTCGGTGATCCATTCTTCAAGATGTCGATACTGTGGAAGCTGGGGCTGGAAACGGCGGAGCATGCGTTCGAGAGTGCGAATGTGCGGACGTTCCTGCAACGGGAGGGTCTCACGTTTGATCTGCTAATAGCGGAGCAGTTTGTGCAGGAAGCGTTTCTGATGTTTGCGCACAAGTACCGGGTGCCGATCGTCACTATCA ATACGTTAGGGCATGCGGACTATATCGATCGTGCGTTCGGGTTGCTAACGCCGTGGTCTTTCGTACCACACTTTATGGTACAGTACGATGATCAGATGACGATGGCCGAGAGAGCGTACAACGTGTTCCTGTCCGCGTGGGATGCATACAATCGGAAGTTTTACTACCTTCCCGAGCAGCGGAAGCTGGCAGAGAAGTATTTTGGAGCGGAAAATGCAACCTCCAGCCTGCCCAGTATAGAAGATCTCGAACGGAACGTTAGTGTGGTGCTTGTGAACAATCACATCATCTCATCCCGTCCAAGACCACGGATCAACGGGATGATCGATATTGCTGGGGTTCACATCAGGAAAGCGAAACCACTCCCACCAGTCTTGAAG AACTTCCTGGATGCAGCACCCGGTGGCGTCATCTACATCAACTTCGGTACCTTCCTGCGAAGCTCGGGCATGCCCCCGGAAACCCTAGCCGTCTTCCTGGCCCTGTTTCGTAGCCTCCCGCAGTACAGCTTCCTGTGGAAATGGGAAGCAGACACAATCCCCAACCTACCGCCCAACGTTCTCCTCCAGCGCTGGATCCCCCAGAACGACGTCCTGGCTCATCCGCACGTGAAGCTCTTTGTATCACACGGTGGCATCTTCGGCACGCAAGAATCCATCTACTGGGGCCGCCCAATACTGTTCGTCCCGTTCTATGGCGATCAGCACAGCAATGCGCTAAAGTTTGAGCGTGCCGGCATTGGCCTAACGCTCCAAATAATCAACGTTACGGTGGAGGACTTTCGGGCGAAGATAGAGCGCATCGTGCAGGAGCCTACGTTCCAGCAGAGTGTCAACCGGCTGTCGGCAATCTTTCGCGATAATCCAACCGATCCGCTTGAGGAGGCCGCGTTCTGGGTCGAGTATGTCGTGCGCCATCGGGGAGCTGCTCATCTGAAGTCAGCCGCAGTACAGATGCCCTGGTATCGGTATCTGCTGCTGGACATCTTGTCATTGACCTTGCTGGTAGTTTTCAGTGCGTGGTGGTTGATTAGGAAGCTAGCGAAGAAGGGTTGGTCGTTGATAAACCATCGCAGGGTAGAGAAAGTCAAA CATTTCCGCGCACTGTCGTACATAATCGGTTGTGCTGTTGCATTTACCGTCCTCGGTCCACCGGCTGTCGAATGTGGCAAGATACTGTTCCTCGTCCCATTCCCAGCACCATCCCACTGGCTGTGGATAGAGCACTTCGTGAAGGAGCTACTGTCCCGGGGGCACGAGGTAACGGCGATCACTAACTTCCCTGCGAAGGAAGCGCACCGCAACTACACGGAAATACTGATCGATCCACCGTACGATATACCTTACTACT TTCCCGTGTCGGATATCTACGATTCGAAGTACAACAGTGATCTTAACAACCTATTCCTCTACTGGAGGGTAGGCATCTCGACGACACAGTACGCGCTGGAGAACGAGAATGTGCAGCAGTTCATCGAGCAGGACGATACGGACTTTGATGTGATCATCTCGGAGCAGTTCTATCAGGAAGCGTTCCTCATGTTTGCCCACAAGTACCGGGCGCCGATCGTGACACTCT GTACCCTTGGGCATGCAAATCACATCGATCAAGCGATGGGACTCGTTACACCGTGGTCATTCGTTCCACACCCAGTACTGCTGCTGTCCGACGATATGACATTCTCCGAGCGCTGCTACAACTTTCTGATCTCACTGGCCGATCTGGTGGTACGGCAGCTTTACTACATCCCCCAGCAGAACAGGCTCGCTCAGGCACACTTTGCCAAGATTGAAG GTCCCGAGCTGATGCCTTCGATTCGAGATCTCGAAAAGTCCATCTCTGTGATACTGGTCAACAGCCACCTGTCGACGTCACCTCCGCGGCCCACCATCCCCGGCCTGGTGAATGTGGCCGGCGCACACATCAAGCCGGCAAAGGAGCTACCCGACGACATCCGGAAGTTCCTGGACGGTGCCAAAGAGGGCGTCATCTTCTTCAGCCTCGGCTCGTACATGAGGAGTGCCGACATGCCCAAGGACAAGATGAAAGCGTTCCTGGAGGTGTTCCGCAATCTCAAGCAGCGCGTACTGTGGAAGTACGAAAACGAGGACGTTGCCCGGCTGCCGAAAAACGTAATGGTGCGCAAGTGGCTACCCCAAAGCGACATCCTAGCCCACCCGAAGGTGGTACTGTTCATCACGCACGGCGGTATGTTTGGCAGCCAGGAGGGCATCTATCGCGGAGTGCCCATGCTGTACATACCGTTCTACGGGGATCAGCATCGCAATGCGCTCAAGGCGGAGCAGGCAGGTTACGCACTGACGCTCAACTTCCCCGAGGTGAACGTCATCACGCTCGGGTCGCGCATTAACGAGCTGCTCACGAACCCCACGTTCATGAAGCAGGCAAAACGGGCGTCGGAACTGTTCCGGGACAATCTCGTGCCGCCGATGCAGGAAGCGATGCACTGGATCGAGTACGTGATGCGGCACAAGGGCGCCAAGCATCTGAAGACGCGCGCGATCGACCTGTCCTGGACGCAGTACCTGATGGTGGATGTGGTCGGGTTCTTTGCGCTCGTGGTTCTGCTCGCGGCGGTCGTGTTTTACAAAGTGCTGGGGCTGTTCCTGACACCACCGAAGCCGAAATCGAAACCAAAGACACGGGACATGATGCTCGGGATGAGGAAGCCGAAGTTAAACTAA
- the LOC121596094 gene encoding probable 39S ribosomal protein L24, mitochondrial produces the protein MRLTTLLQKVGDMSKKFSNFPDSYVKRSMEQVYWKTPRGKPQYLPRTVERRKFRFTTNRPWTGQFRQQNMPGTIRKKVFIEPIANWSFYRGDRVEVLVGKDKGKQGIVSQVIQERNWVIVSGLNCHLRKVADEKEYPGIMIKSESPLLVTSQVQLVDPSDLQATAIEWRYTEDGEKVRVSTRTGRIIPIPKANEETHDYKTKGTYIEREKDTPADVVKEISFQPALRTFEMDIMERQGIEETRVPHKTYWY, from the exons ATGCGATTAACAACGTTGCTCCAGAAGGTGGGCGATATGTCGAAAAAGTTCTCCAACTTTCCCGATTCGTACGTGAAGCGTTCGATGGAAcag GTGTACTGGAAAACGCCCCGAGGCAAACCACAGTACCTGCCCCGTACGGTCGAGCGGCGAAAGTTCCGCTTCACCACGAACCGCCCCTGGACGGGCCAGTTCCGGCAGCAGAACATGCCGGGCACGATCCGGAAGAAGGTGTTCATCGAACCGATCGCCAACTGGAGCTTCTACCGGGGCGACCGGGTGGAGGTGCTGGTCGGCAAGGACAAGGGCAAGCAGGGCATCGTCAGCCAGGTGATCCAGGAGCGGAACTGGGTGATCGTCAGCGGGCTCAACTGCCATCTGCGCAAGGTGGCGGACGAGAAGGAGTATCCGGGCATAATGATCAAATCGGAGAGCCCGCTGCTCGTCACCAGCCAGGTGCAGCTGGTCGATCCGTCCGATCTGCAGGCGACGGCGATCGAGTGGCGCTACACGGAGGACGGCGAGAAGGTGCGGGTGTCGACCAGAACGGGGCGCATCATTCCGATACCGAAGGCGAACGAGGAAACGCACGACTACAAGACGAAGGGCACGTACATCGAGCGGGAGAAGGACACACCGGCGGACGTGGTGAAGGAGATCTCGTTCCAGCCCGCCCTGCGCACCTTCGAGATGGACATTATGGAGCGGCAGGGCATCGAGGAGACGCGCGTACCGCACAAAACGTACTGGTACTAG
- the LOC121596093 gene encoding geranylgeranyl transferase type-1 subunit beta, giving the protein MDNNIEGEEVEFRKHAKYFIRFLHTLPGRLASHDSTRVTIAFFAVSGLDVLDSLHMLTDTFQQDICNWIYKLQVVPKPGERGYGGIQGSSTFDVIGTPDSCGLQLYRWGHLAITYTGIAVLVALGDDLSRLNRRAIIEGVAAVQRDDGSFSATIEGSEQDMRFVYCAAAICAMLNDWGRVDRKKMADYILKSIRYDYGISQHYEMESHGGTTFCAIAALELSGQLHLLSADTRDKIIRWLVFRQQDGFQGRPNKPVDTCYSFWIAATLKILHAFELTSFQDNRDYVLSTQDPTVGGFSKWPQAYTDPFHSYFGLCGLSFLNEPGLQEVMPSLNISMRAYRRLQELQRNWALLEEGLAAGNGEVTVHIE; this is encoded by the exons ATGGACAACAATATCGAAGGGGAGGAGGTGGAGTTCCGCAAACACGCCAAGTACTTTATACGATTTCTACACACCCTGCCGGGACGATTGGCGTCGCACGATTCCACTCG AGTAACCATAGCCTTCTTTGCTGTCAGCGGGCTGGACGTGCTGGACTCGCTGCACATGCTGACCGACACCTTCCAGCAGGACATTTGCAACTGGATCTACAAGCTGCAGGTGGTGCCGAAGCCGGGCGAACGGGGGTACGGTGGCATCCAGGGGTCCAGCACGTTCGATGTGATCGGTACGCCCGACTCCTGCGGGCTGCAGCTCTACCGGTGGGGCCATCTCGCCATCACGTACACCGGTATTGCCGTGCTGGTGGCGCTCGGGGACGATCTGTCGCGCCTCAATCGGCGGGCCATCATCGAGGGTGTGGCAGCGGTCCAGCGGGACGACGGTAGCTTCAGTGCGACGATCGAGGGCAGCGAACAGGATATGCGGTTCGTGTACTGTGCGGCGGCGATCTGTGCCATGCTGAACGATTGGGGCCGTGTCGATCGCAAAAAGATGGCCGACTACATCCTCAAAAGCATC CGCTACGATTACGGCATTAGCCAGCACTACGAGATGGAATCGCACGGCGGCACCACGTTCTGTGCGATCGCGGCCCTGGAGCTGAGCGGCCAGCTGCACCTCCTTTCGGCCGACACGCGGGACAAGATCATCCGGTGGCTGGTGTTTCGCCAGCAGGACGGGTTCCAGGGCCGGCCGAACAAACCGGTCGACACGTGCTACTCGTTCTGGATAGCGGCCACGCTCAAGATACTGCACGCGTTCGAGCTGACCAGCTTCCAGGACAACCGGGACTACGTGCTGTCGACGCAGGACCCGACGGTCGGCGGGTTTTCCAAGTGGCCCCAGGCCTACACCGACCCGTTCCACTCGTACTTTGGGCTGTGCGGGCTGAGCTTCCTGAACGAGCCGGGCCTGCAGGAGGTGATGCCGAGCTTAAACATATCGATGCGTGCCTACCGACGGTTGCAGGAGCTCCAGCGCAACTGGGCGCTGCTGGAGGAGGGACTGGCGGCCGGCAATGGGGAGGTTACCGTGCACATAGAGTAG
- the LOC121596091 gene encoding uncharacterized protein LOC121596091 produces the protein MAPSSRTRCFWALTLVMLISRIAHGSLLPVSSGVDKTLDEIFMPNERESIDDCHLRYYKFGMGPLPLPAFGRPAYLREFAHMAAVGWTGENGKIDWNCGGSLIWENYVLTVAHCTADDNNAAPDVVRLGDINLDDDSDDKYAQQLKIVEIIRHPEHRFSSRYHDLALLRLERNVTLHDTVAPGCLWNDEEIPFPSMEATGWGSTGFGQAKTPILLKVSLSLVPKSTCDQQYRKGDRGLRQGLQDYQLCAGDIKMDTCPGDSGGPLQMKLLANAKMTPFIIAVTSFGSVCGQSTPGVYMKVSPYIPWIRSELAKRGELIREWSFKPYACALRYVHLREYEDDVVMGKSDTFESLDSSKAHMNIISSVQTVKLHYPAGTNGPDNCYGVIIDEDTVVTLAHCAAVQRMTASHIADQNGTRNEVVKVHRHPQYRPNSYDNNIALLKLKNRYEFSRDFVPACIWSEFKLPDPRFYVTGQGRMDLNKFSYGGSPITEFQPQIVQLAPRADLQLSNCSFPDEYQKGLANGLTQEHLCFGNKPFLVPESCQMQIGAPLWRRVWRMERHFEHIYALNLFGKDCGFGRSAVATRLGHHHEWMRSVLLPNYKERDDSVLFINSDLHQYDHCKAPDGSEGLCTPVQRCPKIAYDAQVKRNVRLCRDGSLVCCPYEYVRNETRPSAGARELDECETRYRAFHSEYQRWQQDRIGTYYHMVYVGWEKGRQTEWNCPGTLVSRSLVVLSAYCLSGSGTLPTVVNVGAGNPNDTWNNPVIARIREVIVHPNYNATSLLNDIGLVRLDKEIVPTAMKYPICLYQNETHTPFLLYRMVIDNGESQLVSSYPKYNSDCKEYLGVHGVRQLSSAELCVDVDSDDPRSLTGDPLVWYKRRAADNSSTQYLVGLISYGNSQQQLFVHTRISAYVGWIKSVA, from the exons ATGGCGCCGTCTTCAAGAACACGTTGCTTTTGGGCATTAACGTTGGTGATGCTGATTAGCAGAATAG CACACGGATCACTGCTGCCTGTAAGCTCTGGAGTAGACAAGACTCTGGATGAAATCTTCATGCCCAACGAACGGGAATCAATCGATG ACTGTCATCTGCGGTACTACAAATTCGGCATGGGACCACTTCCGCTGCCTGCCTTCGGAAGGCCAGCCTACCTGCGAGAGTTTGCCCATATGGCGGCGGTCGGTTGGACGGGGGAGAATGGCAAGATTGACTGGAACTGTGGTGGCTCATTGATTTGGGAGAACTACGTCCTAACGGTGGCTCATTGTACCGCAGACGATAA TAACGCCGCTCCCGATGTGGTTCGCCTTGGTGATATCAACTTGGACGACGACTCGGACGACAAGTATGCGCAGCAGCTGAAGATTGTCGAAATTATACGCCACCCGGAGCACCGGTTTAGCTCGCGGTATCACGATTTGGCACTGTTACGTCTGGAGAGGAACGTTAC CCTGCACGACACGGTGGCTCCTGGGTGTCTGTGGAACGATGAGGAGATTCCCTTCCCCTCGATGGAAGCTACCGGCTGGGGATCAACCGGCTTTG GTCAAGCGAAAACTCCAATACTGCTCAAGGTGTCGCTCAGCCTTGTCCCAAAGTCCACCTGCGATCAGCAATACCGGAAGGGTGATCGGGGTTTGCGGCAGGGTTTGCAGGACTATCAACTCTGCGCAGGAGACATCAAAATGGACACCTGTCCG GGAGATTCCGGTGGTCCGCTGCAGATGAAGCTGCTTGCCAATGCGAAGATGACGCCGTTCATTATTGCCGTCACATCGTTCGGCAGTGTTTGCGGACAGTCGACGCCCGGGGTGTACATGAAGGTGTCGCCCTACATTCCCTGGATACGTTCGGAGCTGGCAAAGCGGGGAGAACTGATAAGGG AGTGGAGCTTTAAGCCGTATGCTTGCGCATTACGGTACGTACACCTGCGAGAGTACGAGGATGACGTAGTGATGGGCAAAAGTGATACGTTTGAGTCACTCGATTCTTCCAAGGCACACATGAACATCATCTCATCGGTACAGACGGTCAAACTCCACTACCCAGCGGGTACAAATGGACCGGACAACTGTTACGGTGTAATCATCGATGAGGACACCGTTGTAACGCTTGCCCACTGTGCCGCTGTCCAAAG AATGACTGCATCTCATATAGCCGATCAGAACGGCACGCGAAACGAGGTGGTTAAGGTGCACCGCCATCCCCAGTACAGACCGAACTCGTACGACAACAATATTGCTCTGCTGAAGCTAAAGAATCGGTACGAGTTTTCGCGTGACTTCGTTCCTGCGTGCATCTGGAGCGAGTTCAAGCTACCCGATCCAAGGTTTTACGTCACCGGGCAGGGTCGGATGGATTTGAACAAATTCAGCTACGGTGGCTCACCTATTACCGAGTTTC AGCCACAGATCGTTCAACTAGCCCCTAGGGCAGACCTTCAACTGTCCAACTGTTCCTTCCCGGACGAATACCAAAAGGGGCTAGCCAATGGGCTCACCCAAGAGCATCTGTGCTTCGGCAACAAACCGTTCCTGGTGCCAGAATCCTGCCAGATGCAAATCGGTGCCCCACTGTGGCGTCGCGTTTGGCGCATGGAGCGCCACTTTGAGCACATCTACGCGCTGAACCTGTTCGGCAAGGATTGTGGCTTTGGACGGTCGGCGGTTGCGACCCGGTTGGGCCACCATCACGAGTGGATGCGTTCGGTCCTGCTGCCAAACTACAAAGAGCGAGACGATTCGGTACTGTTCATCAACAGTGATCTGCATCAGTACGATCACTGTAAGGCGCCCGATGGCAGTGAGGGACTTTGTACGCCGGTGCAACGCTGCCCGAAGATTGCGTACGATGCGCAGGTAAAGCGTAACGTACGGCTCTGCAGGGATGGTTCGCTCGTCTGCTGCCCGTACGAGTACGTGCGCAATGAAACGCGCCCGAGTGCGGGCGCACGTGAGTTGGATGAGTGCGAGACCAGGTACAGAGCGTTCCACAGCGAGTATCAGCGGTGGCAGCAGGATCGGATCGGTACTTACTATCACATG GTTTACGTCGGATGGGAAAAAGGACGGCAAACGGAATGGAACTGTCCCGGTACGCTGGTCAGCCGCAGCCTGGTGGTACTGTCCGCTTACTGTCTGTCCGGTTCCGGCACACTGCCAACGGTGGTGAACGTTGGCGCAGGGAATCCGAACGACACCTGGAACAATCCTGTGATCGCACGTATCCGCGAGGTCATCGTTCATCCGAACTATAATGCCACCTCGCTGCTGAATGACATTGGGCTGGTGCGATTGGACAAGGAGATCGTACCAACGGCAATGAAGTATCCGATTTGCCTGTACCAgaatgaaacacacacaccgttccTGCTTTACCGGATGGTGATag ATAATGGAGAATCACAGCTCGTGTCGAGCTATCCCAAGTACAACAGCGACTGCAAGGAGTATCTGGGAGTGCACGGAGTCCGCCAGCTGTCCTCCGCCGAGCTGTGCGTGGACGTCGACTCGGACGATCCTCGCTCGCTGACGGGTGATCCGCTCGTCTGGTACAAACGACGGGCGGCGGACAACTCCTCCACCCAGTACTTGGTCGGGCTAATAAGCTACGGCAactcgcagcagcagctgtttgTGCATACGCGCATCTCAGCGTACGTCGGCTGGATCAAAAGTGTGGCCTAA
- the LOC121596096 gene encoding sperm flagellar protein 1-like: MPSRRKSIQLSTQELIDVYQWVKQFNLSKDIKNINRDLTDGVLVAEILKHLYPKLVDLHNYTKCYATRNKLDNWQTLNRKVFSRLNIYLDEEMMGDLASGSNGMLEVLLFELMAKYKWENKPSYYQHHEGAQKEGYRGEE, from the exons ATGCCGTCTCGAAGGAAATCGATACAGTTGTCAACACAAGAGCTGATCGATGTGTACCAGTGGGTGAAGCAGTTCAATCTCTCGAAGgatattaaaaacattaacCGGGACCTTACGGATGGAG TTCTGGTAGCGGAAATTCTGAAGCATCTCTACCCGAAGCTGGTCGATTTGCACAACTATACGAAATGTTACGCCACCCGCAACAAGCTAGACAACTGGCAGACGCTTAACCGGAAGGTTTTTAGCCGGTTGAACATCTACTTGGATGAGGAGATGATGGGCGATCTGGCTAGCGGAAGCAACGGCATGCTAGAGGTGCTGCTGTTCGAGCTGATGGCTAAGTACAAGTGGGAGAACAAACCAAGCTACTACCAGCACCACGAGGGAGCACAGAAGGAAGGTTACCGAGGTGAAGAATGA
- the LOC121596092 gene encoding UDP-glucosyltransferase 2-like, with protein sequence MWLRITFAGCLFLLGGLLSSADGYRILFLAPFPGPSHWLMLKHFIRELTDRQHEVTCITSFPYGEPLPNYDEVLIDPPYPIRETFPVEGLFDASQTSDFDKLNMYWDLGLNTSQYGLQSANVRQFIARTDLTFDLVVAEQFFQESWLMFANKYSAPIVTISTYGYSDFFDQIMGLRTPWSFVPHMVLSYTDSMTIDERAYNFALSLYDRFWRYWWYLGCQDRIAWEAFGINYLGTRASDLEQSISVILVNSHPVLSNPRPTMRGLVDIGGAHIRPPAPLPHELAEFMDGARHGVIYFSLGAYMQSALMPVAKRTAILRAFGALEQRVVWKFEDDRIPPGDIPPNVMVRRWAPQNDILAHPNTVLFISHGGQFGTFEAMHHGVPVLFVPFFGDQHRNADRAVREGMAQKMSFENISEHTFGPMVRRMVERESYRARAKEIAHLFRDRLVEPMEDALYWIEYVARHKGAPRLKSKAIHLSWCEYYSLDLVLWPVLLILFLRWMYMTPNSTRKLYYKLRCIVRFPHTLRYKYRAFLRYCRQVTENLLWIKQAPNQRNRRRVYYRQD encoded by the exons ATGTGGCTGCGAATCACTTTTGCCGGCTGTTTGTTCCTGCTCGGCGGACTGCTGTCCAGTGCCGATGGGTACAGGATACTGTTTCTTGCCCCCTTTCCCGGCCCGAGCCATTGGCTCATGCTGAAGCACTTTATACGCGAGCTGACCGATCGGCAGCACGAGGTAACGTGCATTACGAGCTTCCCGTACGGTGAACCGCTGCCGAACTACGATGAAGTGCTGATCGATCCACCGTACCCGATACGGGAgacat TCCCAGTGGAGGGTTTGTTCGACGCAAGCCAAACGTCGGACTTTGACAAGCTAAACATGTACTGGGACCTGGGCCTCAACACCAGCCAGTACGGGCTGCAGTCGGCGAACGTGCGCCAGTTCATTGCGCGTACCGATCTCACGTTCGATCTCGTCGTCGCCGAGCAGTTTTTCCAAGAAAGTTGGCTCATGTTTGCGAACAAGTACAGTGCACCGATCGTAACCATCAGCACGTACGGCTATTCGGACTTTTTCGACCAGATCATGGGCCTGCGGACACCGTGGTCGTTCGTACCGCACATGGTACTGTCCTACACCGACAGCATGACCATCGACGAGCGGGCGTACAACTTTGCGCTCTCGCTGTACGATCGCTTTTGGCGCTACTGGTGGTACCTTGGGTGTCAAGACAGGATAGCGTGGGAGGCGTTTGGCATCAACTACCTCGGGACGCGCGCATCCGATCTGGAACAGTCCATCTCGGTCATACTGGTCAACAGCCATCCGGTGTTGAGCAACCCGCGGCCCACCATGCGCGGACTGGTGGACATCGGCGGTGCGCACATCCGGCCGCCGGCACCACTACCCCACGAGCTGGCCGAGTTTATGGATGGGGCGCGCCACGGCGTCATTTACTTTTCGCTCGGTGCGTACATGCAAAGTGCGCTGATGCCGGTGGCCAAGCGTACCGCGATACTGCGCGCGTTCGGTGCGCTCGAGCAGCGGGTGGTGTGGAAGTTCGAGGACGATCGTATACCGCCCGGGGACATACCGCCGAACGTGATGGTACGCCGGTGGGCACCGCAGAACGATATTTTGGCCCACCCGAACACGGTACTGTTCATCTCGCACGGTGGCCAGTTCGGCACGTTCGAGGCGATGCATCACGGCGTCCCGGTACTCTTTGTGCCGTTCTTTGGCGATCAGCACCGCAACGCGGACCGTGCCGTTAGGGAGGGCATGGCGCAGAAGATGAGCTTTGAGAACATTAGCGAGCATACGTTCGGGCCGATGGTAAGGCGTATGGTTGAGCGGGAAAGCTATCGGGCGAGGGCGAAGGAAATAGCGCACCTCTTCAGGGACCGGCTGGTGGAACCGATGGAGGATGCACTGTACTGGATTGAGTACGTGGCGCGGCACAAGGGTGCACCGAGGTTAAAATCGAAAGCGATACACTTGAGCTGGTGTGAGTACTATTCGCTCGATCTTGTGCTCTGGCCGGTGCTGCTTATACTATTCTTGCGCTGGATGTACATGACACCAAACTCCACGCGTAAATTGTACTATAAACTGCGATGCATTGTTCGGTTCCCGCACACACTGCGCTATAAGTATCGTGCCTTTCTCCGGTACTGCCGTCAAGTGACCGAAAACCTGCTCTGGATCAAGCAAGCACCCAACCAACGGAATCGCCGTCGAGTGTACTATCGCCAAGATTAA